The following are from one region of the Alkalimarinus sediminis genome:
- a CDS encoding site-2 protease family protein: protein MELLKVEFLGKNLRLEGSMAGWQQLFWGDSLVSEIAASADDDAQKVHHFEMQFVRDNSQANTSAPDSAIETNQVAPVEPIIETVQCRLEVDLQWQPFHIQYRVLVNDQQYTEGERNTKDIEQQIPERPVDTKQKLSLIGLASLGMKLLKSAKLIKAVLAGASLAAYSWFFSFQFALSLLACLVFHEYGHIRAMKYFNMPTKGIYLIPFFGGMALTDGKINTRWQDVVISIMGPFFGLIMSLACVLAYWITDNIFFAGLASFNALLNIFNLLPILPLDGGHILKSVSFSMNSKVGLIVCILAAAFGVWLSYSLGLALLGFLLFIGSIEIFFEWKGRHQSHLLPLDRYGQIFTTVWYVATVASFVAIIWYFASSGDTLLSLPLQILQS from the coding sequence GTGGAATTATTAAAGGTCGAGTTCTTAGGTAAAAACCTTCGTTTAGAGGGCTCGATGGCCGGTTGGCAGCAGCTTTTTTGGGGTGACTCGCTGGTGTCTGAAATTGCAGCATCGGCCGATGATGATGCGCAAAAAGTTCATCACTTTGAGATGCAGTTTGTTCGAGACAATAGCCAAGCTAACACTTCCGCGCCTGACTCAGCCATTGAAACCAACCAAGTTGCGCCGGTGGAGCCCATAATAGAGACTGTTCAATGCCGGCTTGAAGTTGACCTTCAGTGGCAACCTTTTCATATTCAATACCGTGTATTGGTGAATGACCAACAGTATACAGAGGGTGAGCGCAATACTAAGGATATAGAACAACAAATACCTGAGCGACCTGTAGACACCAAACAAAAGCTTAGCCTAATAGGGTTAGCGTCACTCGGCATGAAGCTACTTAAAAGCGCCAAGCTAATAAAGGCTGTTCTAGCCGGCGCAAGCCTTGCCGCCTATTCGTGGTTTTTTTCGTTTCAGTTTGCACTATCGCTACTGGCCTGTTTGGTGTTTCATGAATATGGTCATATTCGGGCGATGAAGTATTTTAATATGCCCACCAAAGGCATCTATCTGATCCCTTTTTTCGGCGGTATGGCGCTGACTGACGGGAAAATTAATACCCGCTGGCAAGATGTAGTCATCTCAATTATGGGCCCGTTTTTCGGGTTAATCATGTCACTCGCTTGCGTATTAGCTTATTGGATAACCGACAATATCTTTTTTGCCGGTCTGGCCTCTTTTAACGCTCTGCTTAATATATTTAACCTGTTACCCATTTTACCGCTGGATGGCGGGCATATATTGAAGAGTGTGAGCTTTTCGATGAATAGCAAAGTCGGGTTGATCGTTTGCATTTTAGCCGCTGCTTTTGGGGTTTGGTTAAGCTACAGCCTTGGTTTGGCTCTACTCGGTTTTTTGCTGTTTATTGGTAGCATTGAGATCTTCTTTGAATGGAAGGGGCGGCATCAAAGCCATCTATTACCCCTTGATCGTTACGGGCAGATATTCACCACGGTTTGGTATGTCGCAACGGTAGCAAGCTTTGTGGCTATCATATGGTACTTTGCCAGCTCGGGCGACACACTGTTGAGCTTACCGTTACAAATACTCCAAAGTTGA